The Pseudomonas berkeleyensis genome includes a region encoding these proteins:
- the fliH gene encoding flagellar assembly protein FliH has protein sequence MAAKEPESELIRAKDLGMFDRWALPSFDEPGAEPVEVEEVPAEPAATPVEPEQTGQIEEVALEDVKPLTLDELEAIRQDAYNEGFATGEKDGFHAGQIKAKQEADAALAVKVNGLEKLMTQLLDPIADQDQQLEVALVNLVSHMAREVIQRELSTDSSQIRQVLREALKLLPMGAGNVRIQINPQDFETVKALRERHEENWRILEDESLLPGGCRIEAEHSQIDASVETRMAQALKQLFEQQRAQITEPPEADISLDLDNPDAH, from the coding sequence ATGGCTGCCAAGGAGCCGGAAAGCGAGCTGATTCGCGCCAAGGATCTCGGCATGTTCGACCGCTGGGCGCTGCCCAGCTTCGACGAGCCAGGTGCCGAGCCGGTAGAGGTCGAAGAGGTGCCGGCCGAGCCGGCCGCCACTCCCGTCGAACCTGAGCAAACCGGGCAAATCGAGGAAGTCGCGCTCGAGGACGTCAAGCCGCTGACGCTCGATGAGCTCGAAGCCATTCGCCAGGACGCCTACAACGAAGGTTTTGCCACCGGCGAGAAAGATGGCTTCCACGCTGGCCAGATCAAGGCCAAGCAAGAGGCCGACGCGGCCCTGGCGGTCAAGGTCAATGGCCTGGAAAAGCTCATGACGCAGTTGCTCGATCCCATCGCCGACCAGGATCAGCAGCTGGAGGTCGCTCTGGTAAATCTGGTCAGCCACATGGCGCGTGAGGTCATTCAGCGCGAGCTGAGCACCGACTCCAGCCAGATCCGCCAGGTATTGCGCGAGGCGCTCAAGCTGCTGCCGATGGGCGCGGGCAACGTGCGCATTCAGATCAATCCGCAAGACTTCGAAACCGTCAAGGCACTGCGCGAGCGCCATGAAGAGAACTGGCGCATTCTCGAGGATGAGAGCCTGCTGCCGGGCGGTTGTCGCATCGAGGCAGAACACAGCCAGATCGATGCCAGTGTCGAAACCCGCATGGCCCAAGCGCTCAAACAGTTGTTCGAGCAGCAGCGGGCGCAGATCACCGAGCCGCCGGAGGCGGACATCAGCCTGGATCTGGACAACCCCGATGCGCATTGA
- the fliF gene encoding flagellar basal-body MS-ring/collar protein FliF, whose protein sequence is MAEAAVANVPAKAASGEPKGPLFGLSFLENLAEMSVLRQLGLLVGLAASVAIGFAVVLWSQQPDYRPLYGSLNGMDATQVVDTLTTSGIDYTIEPNSGALLVKADDLARARMRLAAAGVAPTDTSVGFEILDREQGLGTSQFMEATRYRRGLEGELARTVASLNNVKAARVHLAMPKASVFVRDERKPSASVLVELYPGRNLEPSQVMAIVNLVATSVPELDKGQVTVVDQKGNLLSDQQELSELTMAGKQFDYTRRMETLFTQRVHNILQPVLGTGRYKAEVSADVDFSAVESTSEMFNPDQPALRSEQQVNEQRQSSLPPQGVPGALSNQPPGPAAAPQQAAGAAPPAGPIAAGQPLVDANGQQIMDPATGQPMLAPYPADKREQSTRNFELDRSISYTRQQQGRLRRLSVAVVVDDQVRVDPATGESSRVPWTADDLARFTRLVQDSVGFDASRGDSVSVINTAFTASLGEEIPDIPFYTQPWFWDIVKQVLGVLFILVLVFGVLRPVLNNITGGGRGKDLAGSGDVELGEMGGLGGELSDDRVSLGGPQSIMLPSPSEGYDAQLNAIKSLVAEDPGRVAQVVKEWINADE, encoded by the coding sequence ATGGCTGAAGCAGCAGTAGCAAACGTACCGGCTAAAGCCGCCTCTGGCGAGCCCAAGGGGCCGCTGTTCGGGTTGAGCTTTCTGGAGAACCTCGCCGAGATGTCGGTGCTGCGTCAGCTCGGTCTGCTGGTTGGCCTGGCGGCCAGCGTGGCGATCGGTTTTGCCGTGGTGCTCTGGTCGCAGCAGCCGGACTACCGCCCGCTGTATGGCAGCCTCAATGGCATGGATGCGACTCAGGTGGTGGACACCCTGACCACCTCCGGCATCGACTACACCATCGAACCCAACTCCGGCGCATTGCTGGTCAAGGCCGACGACCTGGCTCGGGCGCGTATGCGTCTGGCTGCTGCCGGCGTGGCGCCGACCGACACCAGCGTCGGCTTCGAGATTCTCGACCGTGAGCAGGGCCTGGGTACCAGCCAGTTCATGGAGGCGACCCGTTATCGCCGCGGCCTCGAAGGCGAGCTTGCACGTACGGTGGCCAGCCTCAACAACGTCAAGGCTGCGCGCGTGCACCTGGCCATGCCCAAGGCATCGGTCTTCGTGCGTGACGAGCGCAAGCCCAGCGCCTCGGTACTGGTGGAGCTCTACCCGGGCCGCAACCTGGAACCGAGTCAGGTGATGGCCATCGTCAATCTGGTGGCGACCAGCGTGCCGGAGTTGGACAAGGGCCAGGTCACCGTCGTCGACCAGAAGGGCAATCTGCTGTCCGATCAGCAGGAGCTGTCCGAGCTGACCATGGCCGGCAAGCAGTTCGACTACACCCGCCGCATGGAAACCCTGTTCACACAGCGCGTGCACAACATTCTGCAGCCGGTGCTGGGTACTGGCCGCTACAAGGCAGAAGTCTCCGCCGACGTCGATTTCAGCGCGGTGGAGTCCACCTCCGAGATGTTCAATCCGGATCAACCAGCGCTGCGCAGCGAGCAACAGGTCAACGAGCAGCGCCAGAGCAGCCTGCCGCCGCAAGGCGTCCCCGGCGCGCTGTCCAACCAGCCGCCAGGCCCGGCTGCCGCTCCGCAGCAGGCTGCTGGCGCCGCACCACCTGCTGGGCCTATCGCCGCCGGCCAACCGCTGGTCGATGCCAATGGCCAGCAGATCATGGATCCGGCGACTGGTCAGCCGATGCTGGCACCGTATCCGGCGGACAAGCGTGAGCAATCCACCCGCAACTTCGAACTGGATCGCTCCATCAGCTACACCCGTCAGCAGCAGGGCCGTTTGCGTCGCCTGTCGGTTGCGGTGGTCGTGGATGATCAGGTGCGTGTCGATCCGGCCACTGGCGAGTCCAGCCGAGTGCCATGGACTGCCGATGACCTGGCGCGCTTCACCCGCTTGGTGCAGGATTCGGTGGGCTTCGATGCCAGCCGTGGCGACAGCGTCAGCGTGATCAACACCGCGTTCACCGCTTCGCTGGGCGAGGAAATTCCGGACATTCCGTTCTATACCCAGCCCTGGTTCTGGGACATCGTCAAGCAAGTGCTCGGCGTACTGTTCATCCTGGTGCTGGTATTCGGCGTGCTGCGCCCGGTGCTCAACAACATTACCGGTGGTGGCCGCGGCAAGGATCTGGCAGGTTCTGGTGATGTAGAGCTGGGTGAGATGGGTGGTCTGGGTGGCGAGCTCTCCGATGATCGGGTCAGCCTCGGCGGTCCGCAGAGCATCATGTTGCCCAGCCCCAGTGAGGGGTATGATGCACAACTGAACGCTATCAAGAGTCTGGTAGCGGAAGATCCTGGCCGCGTCGCGCAGGTCGTGAAAGAGTGGATCAACGCCGATGAGTGA
- the fliG gene encoding flagellar motor switch protein FliG produces MSDNRTATKLNKVDKAAILLLSLGETDAAQVLRHLGPKEVQRVGVAMAGMRNIHREQVEQVMAEFVDIVGDQTSLGVGADGYIRKMLTQALGEDKAGNLIDRILLGGSTSGLDSLKWMEPRAVADVIRYEHPQIQAIVVAYLDPDQAGEVLSHFDHKVRLDIILRVSSLNTVQPSALKELNQILEKQFSGSANTTRASMGGVKRAADIMNFLDSSVEGQLMDSIREVDEDLSTQIEDLMFVFDNLADVDDRGIQALLREVSSEVLVLALKGADEAIKDKVFKNMSKRAAELLRDDLEAKGPVRVSDVETAQKEILTIARRMAEAGEIVLGGKGGEEMV; encoded by the coding sequence ATGAGTGACAACCGTACCGCTACCAAGCTGAACAAGGTCGACAAGGCCGCCATTCTCTTGCTGTCGCTCGGTGAGACCGACGCCGCCCAGGTGTTGCGTCACCTCGGGCCGAAGGAAGTGCAGCGAGTCGGCGTGGCCATGGCCGGCATGCGCAACATCCACCGCGAACAGGTGGAGCAGGTGATGGCCGAATTCGTCGATATCGTCGGCGACCAGACCAGCCTGGGCGTCGGTGCCGATGGCTATATCCGCAAGATGCTCACCCAGGCATTGGGCGAGGACAAGGCCGGCAACCTGATCGACCGTATTCTGCTTGGCGGCAGCACCAGCGGCCTGGACAGCCTCAAGTGGATGGAGCCGCGTGCCGTTGCCGACGTGATTCGCTACGAGCACCCGCAGATCCAGGCCATCGTCGTCGCCTACCTCGATCCGGATCAGGCCGGCGAAGTGCTCAGCCATTTCGATCACAAGGTGCGCCTGGACATCATCCTGCGCGTGTCTTCGCTCAACACCGTGCAGCCATCCGCGCTCAAGGAATTGAACCAGATCCTCGAGAAACAGTTCTCCGGCAGTGCCAACACCACGCGGGCCTCGATGGGCGGTGTGAAGCGTGCGGCGGACATCATGAACTTCCTCGACAGCTCGGTTGAGGGTCAGTTGATGGACTCGATCCGCGAAGTGGACGAAGACCTGTCGACGCAGATCGAGGATCTGATGTTCGTCTTCGACAACCTGGCCGACGTCGACGACCGGGGCATCCAGGCGCTGCTGCGCGAGGTCTCTTCCGAAGTGCTGGTGCTGGCGCTCAAGGGCGCCGACGAAGCTATCAAGGACAAGGTATTCAAGAACATGTCCAAGCGCGCGGCCGAACTGTTGCGCGACGATCTGGAGGCCAAGGGCCCGGTACGTGTCAGCGACGTCGAGACTGCACAGAAGGAAATCCTCACCATCGCCCGCCGCATGGCCGAAGCCGGAGAGATCGTGCTCGGCGGCAAGGGCGGCGAAGAGATGGTCTAG